The nucleotide window AATCTAGCCATACAATTTCTATTGAGCACCTAATGTGTGCAAAGTCTATTATTACGTcttactttaaatggaatatgtTAACAATTACATGAAACAGATATGACTTCCATTCTGAGATGTGTGCTTACATTttagctgtttttaaaaacacgATCAAACAAAgagaattgttttttaaaaccaaCTTCTATAATTCACTTCTGAATTTGGAAGGTTAATGGGGAAGTTTCAGAATACCAGGCATCACTCTGTTTAAAAGCAATACTTCTAAAAGAATTCAGAGGCAAATCATCTGGAAAATGTTTTCACTGGAGTCAAGTTTGAGCTCCCATTGGCTTTGATCCCTATAGGGATCATCTATGACTGGAGACAGCCCCCAAGTTCATTCTAATTcctaaagagagaaaaagttggtaaCCTTGTCAGTCGAATAGATGAGTAGATGAGAAGACACTGAAAATCAGTCTGGCTCAGGTCATCAGTTGTAATATAAATGTGTTTAATAGTGTACGTTGTATCCTGCTTCCCACAGGAGTCACAGCATTTTAGTCACTTTTTCCCACTTCCTTTTTTCAGCCTCTCTCTGTACCCATCTTTCTCCCCAGTCTACAATTTTTGCACATTTAAGGTATGCCTACTtagtctgtttccactgtttcttctgcTCTTAATCAGGCTCGACTCAATAGTTTTTAACTTCTCTGCTGTCTCAGGGACTGTCCATACCCTTTACATTCCCATcccaagccccccacccccacccccactctacCCCCAGTCCCCTTCTAGAACCGGTACTCTTCCCCcactctcctgcatctcctggccTAGGATGCCCTTAGTCTTCCCTCCCTGGCTGGGCATAGACCCTCCCTCCCTCGCCCCCCACCCCTCTTCCCCAGGGTTCCCCAGGCCCTCATCCTCAGCCATTCCAGAAATTGACAAAGAAGTTGCAGAGAGAGTGCCACTTCTCAGCACAGTAGGTGTCCGTGAGCTTCGCGTTCTCGTCCAGCCCATCGGGATCAGGCCCCGTCCCCAGTGGTCGCTCCTCGTCTGGGTCCCAGGCCGCCTTCCTCTTGCCCCCTTTGGGCTTCTGCTCAGAGGGCTTCCTAAATTTGGGCGGTGCGCTCGGGAGAGGCGGGGCCCCTGCCACCGGGCGGAACGCGGGCTCTCGGGGCTGTCCCCGGCTCCTGGCCCGGGGCTTGGGATCCCGGGTTAAGCCCGCCGCCGCTTTGGGGTTGACGACCGGGAATGCCTGGAGCACCAGGCGCAGCTCCGCGCCACGGCCCTTCTTGCCGGCGCACAGGCGGGCCTTGAGCGGCGCGGGGTCGTGGCAGGGCCGCCGCTTCTTGCGCAGCCCTCTCAGCACCTGCTTCCAGTAGTGCGAGCGGCGGGCGGCGTAGACAGCGCAGCGCCCGGGCTCTCCGCGGTAGGCGCATTGGTGGCGCGCCCCGTCCGGGCCTTCGCAGCGCAGCGCCAGCTCGCTGCCGGCTTCGGGCCCTGGGGCGGGCGGCAGGAGCTGCCAGCTGCACGTGTGCCGCTCGGGGCTGACAAAGCGGCCGGAGGAGCCGCCTGCGGAGCCCGAGGCCGATTCGGCCGCGACGCCGGCCGCCCCCTGCTTTCTCCCGGCGGCCGCGAGGAGGCAGCCgcccagcagcagcagaagcgagAGCGACGCTCGCCACCTCAGAGGACTCATGGCTTGTGGTGTCTGCGCTCAGGTCGGCTCTCCAGGGACCCCCTGGGCGCTTCAGCGGTAGCGGGGCCAGGAGAGCAGCATCCTTTGGTCCtggggacagaggcagagacGGCTACTGACAGTACAGGCATCTGCCAACCCGCCTCCCCAGACTCCCTGGGTGCTGGTTTCCAGGGGGCAGTAGGAGCTTGCTAAAGGCCCTTCTGAAAAGTTTTCCTGGGAAAAAGCCAATTACTATCTAAACAATCTTCTTGGAACTATTTGCGCATTGAGGTTATCTCCCCAGTGCAAATACTGTAGCAAAGCGACGCCTGGTAATTACCACCTTCACCCATTCCCACCCTCCAGTAATTATATACAAAATcgtttcaaatttttctttggaaaaatgcactTTTACTGCACTTTGAACTTACCGAATTCTGGGAGAGGTGGCAGGGCCTTATTAAGATAGAACGAATTACTGCGTGAAGGATTAGTCTGTTTTAGCCGACTCCCAGTGAATGAACGGAGTTATCAATGGAACAGAAGGGGCCTCCCCCACTACGCCCCTCCCAAACTTCTCTTTCACTGGGAGATTTCCCATCACCgcgccacacacacacccacacacacacccacccacccacacacacacacacacacacacacacacacacacacacacacacacgatggaaGTGATGATATAACATGAAATATAAATCTTTTTTGATTCCAGGGTTTAATCACGCGAATTTTAAcgtcattcttttctttcctcttacatattttttcttacttgaactgtatttattttaattgaattatcgttgatttacaatactgtattagtttcaggtgtacagcaaagtaactcagatatacatatatagcgATATTCCTTGTAaaaactcttttccattatagtttattacaagagattgaatatagttccctgtgatctACAGTAAACCCTTGTTGTATACCTATTTCATATACagtagtgtgcatctgttaatcccatacttc belongs to Capricornis sumatraensis isolate serow.1 chromosome 23, serow.2, whole genome shotgun sequence and includes:
- the FGFBP3 gene encoding fibroblast growth factor-binding protein 3, which codes for MSPLRWRASLSLLLLLGGCLLAAAGRKQGAAGVAAESASGSAGGSSGRFVSPERHTCSWQLLPPAPGPEAGSELALRCEGPDGARHQCAYRGEPGRCAVYAARRSHYWKQVLRGLRKKRRPCHDPAPLKARLCAGKKGRGAELRLVLQAFPVVNPKAAAGLTRDPKPRARSRGQPREPAFRPVAGAPPLPSAPPKFRKPSEQKPKGGKRKAAWDPDEERPLGTGPDPDGLDENAKLTDTYCAEKWHSLCNFFVNFWNG